Within the Thermosynechococcus sichuanensis E542 genome, the region AGGGAAGGCTCAGGTTCTAAAACCGCTGCTAGGGACTCTGGCTCATTGAGGTCAGCCTCCACGGCGGCAAAGACTTCATCCAGCAAGCGATTGGCTTGGACATCCGTCAGACAGGTTTCCATGGTGTAGGGATCTGTCCTCTGCGGATCATCGCTCCGTGTCATCACCCATGCCTCACAATGATCACCCAAAATGCCCAACCTTGCCTATCTTGCTACTTACGATAGATACCTAAATCCTATGCGATCCTTATCCTACTGGCCACCACTGCCGCTGCACTCTGGCGTGATCCACACGGTCTTTACTGCCTATGTCCAACGCTGGGGATGCCTCTACCCTTGGCAACCGCAAACCAGCCATGTTTTCCATGGGGCGGAGGGCGTGCCTTTGTACGGTGAGGGGTATCGGGTTAGCCAAGCACGCGGCACCATCATTGCCACCTATGGCATTACGGGTGATCTCCAGAATCAATGGTACTTGCATACCCTTGCCCATTGGGCGATCGCTCGCCGTTTTGATGTGGTGCTCTTTGATTGGCGCGCCCATGGCCGCAGTGCAGAACTGTCCCCAGTGTTAACCAGTGATGGCCTCTATGAAGGGCAAGACTTGGTGGCGATCGCCCAGCAGTGTCGAGAACTTGGCTATACGCCTCCCTATTGGTTTGTCGGCTATTCCCTTGGTGGCCAGCTCGCCCTTTGGGGAGCGTGGTATGCCCAACAGCAAGGCGTAACAGAGATTGGGGGGGCTGCTGTAATTTGCCCCAACCTTGACTCCAACCGTTCCCTTGCCCACCTCGGCACAACCTTTTGGGGACGGCAATTTGAACGCGCCATCAGCCGTCAACTCCAACACTTAGCTCGCCACCTTCATCGCCTCCATCCTCAGATGTTTGATCTCAAAACCATTGCCCAGATTGACACCATTGCCGGTTTTGATGCCGCCCTAGTGATTGACCGCCTTGGCTTTGGCAGTGTGGCCGAGTATTACGCTGCCAGTAGTCCCTTGCCCCTGCTGCCGCAACTGACAATACCCGTATGGATTCTCTATGCCGCCGATGATCCCCTATTTGATCCCTGTCTTGTGCCCGAACTCTTAGCGATTGCCGAGAGCAATCCTGCCCTTACCCTACTGATGACCGAGCAGGGCGGCCATGTGGGTTTTACCAGCGATCGCAAGTGCCAACGCCTCTGGGGCGATCCTGACTACTGCTGGGGGATTCATCGGCTCTTGGACTGGCTAGCGCAGCAACCTAGATAACCTACGGAAGTATAAAGGCGGCACCCGGATTCGAACCGGGGAATAAAGGTTTTGCAGACCTCTGCCTTACCACTTGGCTATGCCGCCCCATTTGGCGATTTCTCATTATAGCCGATAGGCATCCTATCCTTGCTGGTTTGAACTGGATTGCTCAAGGTAGCGCTGAATGGCTTCACGGGTCACCGCCGCCAGCGACATGCCCTTGGCTGCTGCCAATTCCTTGAGTTGTTGGTATTGATCAGCCCGCACATCCACACGATAGCGCTTTGTTGGGGTTGTGGGAACATAATTGGCAGCAAACTCTCGCAAGGCTGCAAAGCCAACCCGATGGCAAAAATCACCAAAGGATTCTCCCTGCTGCCGGCGATCGCGATAGAAAACTAGCAATGGTTCTAGAGCCGTTTCCAGTTCGGCAATGGGTAACCGCTCAATATAGACCTCCGCCAAGCGGGTTTGATCGGGACTCCCCCCCAACCAAGTCTGATAGGCACCGGGGACAATGCCGACAAAGCCCAATTCCGCCAAGTAGGGACGGGCACAGCCATTGGGGCACCCCGTCATGCGAATTACAAAATGCTCTTGCTGTAGTCCCAGCCGATCCATGAGGCGACGAATCCGCTCTAGTACCCCCGGAATGGCTCGTTCTGACTCGGTAATGGCCAAGCCACAGGTGGGTAATGCCGGGCAAGCCATACTATAGCGCTCGAGGGGATCAATAGCACTGACATCACGCACCCCATGCTGCTCAAGGATGTGCTGAATGGCATCCCGCTGATCAGGAGAAACATCGCACAGGAGCAAATTTTGATGGGGCGTGACCCGCAGCGGCAGGTTAAAGTCCTTCACGATTTTCTTAAGGGCTGACTTAAGTTTGAAGCTACCCTGATCAAGGATGCGGCCGTTGGCAATGGACAGGCCGTAGAAGAATTTGCCATCCCCTTGGGGGTGCCAGCCCAAAAAGTCCTGATAGCGCCACGGCGGCAGCGGGCGAAAAGGTTCGAGGGGTTTGCCAAAGTATTCTTCCACCTTGGCCTTGAATTTTTCGACCCCCCAATCGTGGATGAGGTATTTCAAACGGGCGTGGCGCCGATTATAGCGATCGCCATAGTCCCGCTGGGTCGCCACGATCGCCTTCACGGCCTCATAGACATCTGCGGCCTGGACAAAGCCAATTTCATCCGCCATGCGGGCAAAGGTTTCTTCTTTGTTATGGGTGCGCCCCAAGCCCCCACCCGCGTAGATATTGAACCCCTCAAGATGGCCTTGGGAATCGGTGATCACCACTAGTGTCAAATCTTGGGAGAAGAGATCTACGGAGTTATCCCCCGGCACGGTGACGCAGCACTTAAATTTGCGGGGCATATAGTGGTCGCCGTAGATCGGCTCTTCGTTGTTGGGAAAGATGGTGCCGTTGGTATTGCGCTGCCGTGCCGCCTTGACATCGGGGTGCTCTTCGGCAGAGATCACCTTTTCACCATCAAGCCAAATCTCGTAGTAGGCACCTGTTTGTGGGGTTAAGAGATCGGCAATGCGGTGGGCATACTCATAGGCAAGGGTATATTCCGGGCGATCGCGAAAGGGGGCAGGTGGCGCCATCACATTGCGGTTCAAATCACCGCAGGCGCCCAATGTCGATCCCATGCTGCGGACAATGGCAGCAATGGCAGCCTTCAGATTCTTCTTGAGAATGCCATGCAGTTGAAATCCCTGCCGTGTTGTTGCTCGCAGGGTGTGGTTGCCATACTCATCCGCCAAGCGATCCAAGGTTAGATAGAGCTGCGGCGGAATATACCCCGCTGGACTGCGGGTGCGCAGCATGAACTGGTAGTCTTTTTCCTGCCCTTTGACGCGGTTATCGCGATTGTCCTGCTGATAGGAGCCGTGGAACTTGAGGATCTGCACCCCCTCTTCGCTAAACCGGTTCGTTGGTTCCAAAAGTTCTGTAGCAACAGGTTCTCGCAGATGTTGGCTCCGTTCTTTGAGAGCCTCAATTTTTGAGCGTTTCAGTGCAGCATCAGCAGAGGGGGGCGAAGCAACCATAGTGTTCTGTCTTCCAACAGGCGAGAGTAACTAAAATGACGACCGTCAAAACTCCCCAATCTTGATCGGGAAAGTGAGCTATCTCATTTTAGCGAACCTGTGGAACGATTAACAGGAGGGTTCTTCCTTGGAGGCACAGTCCTTTTGCCAGCAGCGCTCAAGGTAGGCATTGTAATACTGCCGCCAGAACCGTTTGGGATTGAGGGTAAAGTCCGGGCTAAATAACCGTTGGTTCAAATACTGCCAAAGGGGAAAAGCAAAGACACGACGCGTAGCCATAAGCACACCGTGAGCGTGAGCGATTCAAAAACTGCAACTTACCTTGATCATAGACGAGGGTTCTGGGGGGGCAGGGTCTCTGCCAAGTTTCTTAACGCGCGGGAAACCGTCCGAGGGGCGAAAAATGTTAAAATCTGTAAAGTTTTCTGGGATCACCGATGCGGGTTGTCATTGTTGGTGCAGGGTTAGCCGGCT harbors:
- a CDS encoding YheT family hydrolase translates to MRSLSYWPPLPLHSGVIHTVFTAYVQRWGCLYPWQPQTSHVFHGAEGVPLYGEGYRVSQARGTIIATYGITGDLQNQWYLHTLAHWAIARRFDVVLFDWRAHGRSAELSPVLTSDGLYEGQDLVAIAQQCRELGYTPPYWFVGYSLGGQLALWGAWYAQQQGVTEIGGAAVICPNLDSNRSLAHLGTTFWGRQFERAISRQLQHLARHLHRLHPQMFDLKTIAQIDTIAGFDAALVIDRLGFGSVAEYYAASSPLPLLPQLTIPVWILYAADDPLFDPCLVPELLAIAESNPALTLLMTEQGGHVGFTSDRKCQRLWGDPDYCWGIHRLLDWLAQQPR
- the sir gene encoding sulfite reductase, ferredoxin dependent, coding for MVASPPSADAALKRSKIEALKERSQHLREPVATELLEPTNRFSEEGVQILKFHGSYQQDNRDNRVKGQEKDYQFMLRTRSPAGYIPPQLYLTLDRLADEYGNHTLRATTRQGFQLHGILKKNLKAAIAAIVRSMGSTLGACGDLNRNVMAPPAPFRDRPEYTLAYEYAHRIADLLTPQTGAYYEIWLDGEKVISAEEHPDVKAARQRNTNGTIFPNNEEPIYGDHYMPRKFKCCVTVPGDNSVDLFSQDLTLVVITDSQGHLEGFNIYAGGGLGRTHNKEETFARMADEIGFVQAADVYEAVKAIVATQRDYGDRYNRRHARLKYLIHDWGVEKFKAKVEEYFGKPLEPFRPLPPWRYQDFLGWHPQGDGKFFYGLSIANGRILDQGSFKLKSALKKIVKDFNLPLRVTPHQNLLLCDVSPDQRDAIQHILEQHGVRDVSAIDPLERYSMACPALPTCGLAITESERAIPGVLERIRRLMDRLGLQQEHFVIRMTGCPNGCARPYLAELGFVGIVPGAYQTWLGGSPDQTRLAEVYIERLPIAELETALEPLLVFYRDRRQQGESFGDFCHRVGFAALREFAANYVPTTPTKRYRVDVRADQYQQLKELAAAKGMSLAAVTREAIQRYLEQSSSNQQG